One genomic segment of Nitrososphaerales archaeon includes these proteins:
- a CDS encoding archease: MGYRFLDHMTDAYIEAYGRTMGEAFEFAAKALVDTMISVDTISAEKEERLNAVGHDLESLLYNWLDAVMLKLLVDRLALSHFKVSISQHNEGYELTATVRGEPLDLEKHNYKVEIKGVTYHMMQIERNAMVKLRFLLDL; encoded by the coding sequence ATGGGCTACCGATTTCTAGATCATATGACTGACGCATATATCGAGGCTTATGGCAGAACGATGGGAGAAGCATTTGAATTCGCTGCCAAAGCACTGGTAGATACTATGATAAGCGTAGATACTATTAGTGCAGAAAAGGAGGAACGGCTAAATGCAGTTGGTCACGACCTCGAGAGCCTGCTTTACAACTGGCTAGATGCCGTAATGTTAAAATTACTTGTTGATAGGTTAGCCTTGTCACATTTCAAGGTCTCTATTTCCCAGCATAATGAAGGATACGAGCTGACAGCAACTGTAAGAGGCGAGCCATTAGACCTTGAAAAACATAACTACAAGGTGGAAATCAAAGGCGTTACCTACCATATGATGCAGATAGAACGTAATGCGATGGTAAAGTTGAGATTTCTGCTTGATCTCTGA
- the trxA gene encoding thioredoxin, which produces MNDPELEEIMKKKMEQMSRTSSGLLELTEKNFDDIISSGKSVLVDFWASWCGPCQFMLPIFDKLAKKYGDKMVFARLNVDENQSVAARYDVYAIPTFIVFQDGKAIDRAVGAVGEPGLENLIKKHS; this is translated from the coding sequence ATGAATGATCCGGAACTGGAGGAGATAATGAAGAAAAAGATGGAACAAATGAGCAGAACCTCTAGTGGGTTATTGGAATTAACAGAGAAGAATTTTGATGATATTATATCTAGTGGCAAATCTGTGCTTGTTGACTTTTGGGCTTCATGGTGTGGCCCATGTCAGTTCATGCTCCCTATATTTGACAAATTAGCTAAGAAGTATGGCGACAAGATGGTGTTTGCGAGATTAAATGTGGACGAGAATCAGAGCGTTGCTGCAAGATATGACGTTTATGCGATACCAACATTCATTGTATTCCAGGATGGTAAAGCGATTGACAGAGCTGTGGGTGCGGTCGGAGAACCGGGACTTGAAAATCTGATCAAGAAGCATTCCTAA